The genomic stretch CCAACGAGGCGTGGCGCAGATGCTGTTCTTCCAGTCCGACGAAGTCTGCGAGACCTCCTACAAGGACCGCGGCGGCAAGTACCAGGGCCAGGTCGGCGTGACCCTGCCGCGCACCTGAGCTTGCCGCGCACCCGAGCCTGGCACGTTCGCGCCTGGGCTTGTGCAGCAAGGGCTTTGGCTTTTGTGGGAGGGACTTCAGTCCCGATGCTTTTATTTCCGGTCGCCGCGATCTGAGCGGAAGGCGTCGGGACTGAAGTCCCTCCTACAAGGTCGGCCGCCGCTGCCGCAGGCGCCGTTCTT from Salifodinibacter halophilus encodes the following:
- the dcd gene encoding dCTP deaminase (Catalyzes the formation of dUTP from dCTP in thymidylate biosynthesis); the protein is QRGVAQMLFFQSDEVCETSYKDRGGKYQGQVGVTLPRT